CTTCCTCCCGTACCTGCTGCTCAGCCCTGAAGACGCACGACAGCGGGAATATGCAGTCCGGGAGGTGCTGAATGCGTTGGGCTGGGTCGCTCGCACGGGGGCACCGTGGGCCTACCTCCCCCACGATTTTCCCCCAGCGGAGACGGTGTGCCAACAGGCGCACCGCTGGTTTGAGGCCGGGTGCTTCGAAAACGCCGCCCACGACCTGCGGGTGCTCTCCCGCGTCGAGCGGTCCAGAAACGGGGAGCCGACGGCCATCATCATCGACAGCCGCACGCTGCAAAGCACGCCCGAGAGCGGCCACCGCGCGGGGTTTGATGGCGCGAAAAAGCGCAAGGGCACCAAGGTGCATCTGGCCGTAGACACCCTGGGTCATCTCCTGGCGGTGTTGACGACCCCGGCCCATGAGCAGGACAGGGCACAGGTCAAAGACCTGTGCCTGGAGGTGCAGGAAGCCACCGGCGTGAACGTTGAGGTGGCGTTCGTGGATCAGGGCTATACGGGAGAGCGGACTGCCCTGGAGGCGACCGAGGCGGGCGTGGACCTGGTGGTGGTGAAACGCCCGGGGGCGACCAAGGGCTTCATCCTGCTGCCGCGACGCTGGGTCGTGGAACGCTCCTTTGCCTGGTTGTCACGCTTCAGGAGCTTGGGACGGGACCTCGAACGCTTGCCGTCCACGCTGGTCGGCTTCCATTTCCTGGCCGCCGGCGTTCTGCTCTGTAACAACCCCAACCCCCTGTTTGCGTAGGGTGGTTGGCGGCTTCTAGCGTCTCGGCACAGGCGTTCAGTCCTCTAGACAGGAGTGACTTCGTAAGCCACCTCTGCATTGGGGTGAACGCCGAGAGCCGGACCAGGAGGCAAGGTACTTCGCCCCCGTCAGCCCGTAGGCTGGTTACACCGCGAAGGAGCCCGTATGCCCGGACTCACCCACAGCCGTGAGTTCAAGTTGGAGATCGTGAACCAGGTGAAGAGTGGTCAGAAGACCACCGCGCAGCTCAGCCGCGAGGACAGCCCCGCGCCCAGCATGAACCAGGGCCTGGACCCCAAGGCCCTCGCCGACCGCCTCGGTCATGCCCACGCGAGCACGGCCCTGGACGTGTATGGCCACGTCTTCGAGGAGCAGCGCGAACGGGCTGCCCTCAGCCTGCACGACCTGCTGAAGGACCGGGGAGAGGCCCAACCGGCCACCCTGCCGAACTGAGCCCCGAAAACACAGTTGCTGCACCGGTTGCTGCTCGGCCCAACGGGGAGTGTCCTGCTGCATTCGGGGAAAAGAAAAAACCCGCTCTCAGAGCGGGTTTGCTGGTCGAGGCGGCGAGATTTGAACTCACGACCCCTACCACCCCAAGGTAGTGCGCTACCAGGCTGCGCTACGCCTCGACGGCCAGCCACAGAACTATAGACGGCGTCCCCGGCTTCGTCAAGGGTGAGGGTCAGGGCGTATGCTGCGCCCCGTGACCAGTTTGAGTTTCGAGGAGAGGCTGCGTAACTACGCGCGGCTGGCGGTGCGAGTCGGTCTGGGTGTGCGCGAAGGGCAGCGCGTGCTGGTACAGGCGCCGGTGGAGACGGCCCCGCTGGCCCGCCTCGTCGTGCGGGAGGCCTACGCGGCGGGCGCGAGCTTTGTGGACGTGCGCTGGGACGACGACGACGTGCAGCTCGCCCGCTTCAGCCTGGGGCCCGAGGGATCCTTCGAGCAGATCAGCCGGTGGCGGGTGGACGCCGAGCTGGAGACGGCGGAGGCGGGCGGCGCGGTGATCGCTATTCGGGCGACAAATCCCAACCTGCTGGCGAACGTGGACCCGGCCCGGGTGACGACCCACCAGCGGGCGCTGGCCGCCTACCGCAAGCCCTACATGGGGCAGGTGATGACCAACAGCCTGAACTGGAACCTGATCTCCGCCCCCGTCCCCGAGTGGTCCGAGCTGATGTTCCCCGGTGTTTCCCGAGAGGAGGCTGTCCAGAAGCAGTGGGACGCGATCTTCGCCGCCACCCGGGCGGATCAGCCCGACCCGGTGGCGGCGTGGACGCAACACCTCGCGGACCTCAAGCGGCGCCGGGACCTCCTGACGGAAAAGCAGTACGCGGCGCTGCACTTCAAGGGGGGCGAGACCGACCTCACCGTGGGCCTGGCCGACGACCATATCTGGGGCGGCGGGGCGGCGGACACCCCCTCCGGCATCACCTTCACGGCGAACATCCCCACCGAGGAGGTCTGGACCGCCCCGCACCGCGAGCGGGTGGACGGCGCGGTCGTGAGTACCAAGCCGCTCTCGTACAACGGCGTGCTCATCGAGGGCATCCGCATCCGCTTCGAGGGCGGGCGTGTCGTCGAGGCGACGGCGCGCCAGGGTCAGGAGACGCTGCGCCAGATGATCGACACCGACGAGGGCAGCCACCGCCTGGGTGAGGTCGCGCTGGTGCCGCACTCCAGCCCGATCAGCCGCTCCGGGCTGTTCTTCTTCAACACGCTTTACGACGAGAACGCGGCCTCCCATATCGCCATCGGCAGCGCGTACCGCTTCAATGTGCGCGGCGGCGTGGAGATGACGACCGAGGAATTCGCCGCGAAGGGCGGCAACGACTCCCTCACCCACGTGGACTGGATGATCGGCTCGGGCGAGATGGACGTGGACGGGATCACGAAGTCGGGCGAGCGCGAGCCGGTGATGCGCGCGGGCGAGTTCGTGATCTGAGGGGGAAAGAGGAGGGGGCCTGCAATGAACGCCGCAGGCCCCCTCCTATCCCTGCTTCTCCAGCCACAGCACCAGCGCCTCCGCGCTCGCCGGGTTGGTGGCGAGGGGGATGTCGTGCACGTCGCACAGCCGCACCAGGGCGGACACGTCGGGCTCGTGGGGCTGGGCGGTGAGGGGGTCACGGAAGAAGAAGACGGCCAGGACGCGCTCCTCGGAGATGCGGGCGCCGATCTGCTGGTCGCCGCCCATCGGGCCGGAGAGGACCCGCTCGACCGTGAGGCCCGTCTTCTGGGCCAGGATGCCCCCCGTCGTGCCGGTGGCGACGAGGTGAAAGCGGCTCAGCACTTCACGGTGGCTCAGGGCGAAGAGGGCGAGTTCGAGCTTCTTGCGGTCGTGGGCGATCAGGGCGACCTGTCGCCGGTCCGCGGGGGGGCTGGTCACGCGCCTTCCTGCTGCGCCGCGAGCGCCGCCCCGATGACCCCCGCCTCCGTCCCGAGCTGCGCGCGGCGGATGGTGACGGGGGCAAAGGACCCGGCGTACTCGTCCGCCGCCGCCTGCACGCCCTGGAAGAACAGGTCCCCCACGCTGGCGACACCTCCGCCGATCACGAACACCTCCGGGTCGAGGAACTTCTGGATGTCGGCGAGCGCCACGCCGATATGCCGCAGCGCCTGGTGGACGACCCGCCCGGCGACCGGGTGGCCCTGCGCGGCGAGGGCAAAGGCCTCGGCGGTGCTTACCTCGCGGTTCAGGGCGTAGCTCGCGTCGCGGGCGATGGCGGTGCCGCTGGCGAGGGCCTCCAGCGCCCCGTCCAGCCCCGCGCCGCTCACCGGGCCGCCCGGCATGACGGTCACGTGCCCGAGTTCCCCCGCGATGCCGTGCCGCCCCCGCCAGATGCGGCCGTTCAGCACGATGCCCGAGCCGATGCCGGTGCTGACCGTCACGTACACGCTGCTCTCCGTGCCGCGCGCCGCGCCCAGGTACGCCTCGGCGAGCGCGGCAGCCTTCGCGTCGTTCTCCAGCACCACACGCTGGCCCAGGCGGTCGCGCAGGCCGTCCACCAGCGGCACGTCGGTGAAGCCGTAGATGTTCGGCGCGAACTTCACCCGGGTGCGCTCCATGTTCAGGGGGCCGGGCACGCCCACGCCGACCCGCGCGGCGTCGGGGTGCGTGGCCTGGAGCGTCGCCACCTGCGCGGCGATGGCGTCGAGGACGGCCTCCCAGCCCGTTTCGGGGGTGGGCTGGACATGCCGGTCGTGGAGCTCGCCGCCCCGCAGGACCCCGGTGGCGATCTTGGTTCCGCCCACGTCCACGCCGATGCTGACCTGTTCTGCCGTTTGCGTCACTCTGGTTGCCTCCAAGTCACTGCCCACGTCGTCCCCGCCCGGAACTGCTTCCGAACGTGAGTTTCTGTCGTTCCGGCCCGCACTGTAGCCCGGCGCCCCGTCAGGAAGGTTCCTCCCTGTCTTCCCCGCCCTCCAGCAGGGCGAGGGCCTCGGCGAGCTGGACTTCCGGCACATACAGGCCCACGTCGCCCATGTAGCCCCCGGTCTCGATCTCGATGACCGGGCTGCCCATCGCCCACTGGAAGGGGGTGCGGACCACGCTCACCACACCGCCCGCCGAGAGGGTGCGCCGCCAGCCCTCGGCGAGCAGCCGGGGCAGGGTGCCCAGCCGCACCCACACGTCGCCCTGGTACAGCACCCGGTCGTCGTACTCGGCGCGGCTCATCCGGGAACACCCCCGCTGGGCACGACGAGGAGCGGCGCGAAGGCCGAGCGCACCCGCTCGGGCAGGGGCTCGGGGCGGTGATCGGCGTCCACCCGGACCTGCACGGTGCGGGCGTAGGCGCTGGGCTCCCCGTCGGCCAGCAGGCGCGAGGCCACCGTCCAGCTCGTGCGGCCCACCCGCTCGACGAGGGACTCGACCTCGACCGCCTGGCCCCAGCGCACCTCGCGGCGGTAGTCGAGTTCCAGGCGGGCGATCACCGAGTGGTCGTCCTGCTCCCGCACGCCCAGGTCGCGCATCAGGATCACCCGTGAGGTTTCGAGGTACTGCACGTACACGGCGTTGTTCAGGTGCCCCATCGCGTCGATGTCGCCGTAGCGCATCTGGATGGGGGTGCGGTGCGCGCGGGACCAGTCGAGGCCAGCCAGGGCTGCTGCCCCGCCCCGGGAACCGGAGTCGTTGCCACTCATGCGGCCCATTATGGGGGGCAGGCTTCACACGCCTTCCCCGCGCGGCGGCG
This genomic interval from Deinococcus aerius contains the following:
- a CDS encoding IS5 family transposase → MTRRGYPSDADDDTYLFLPYLLLSPEDARQREYAVREVLNALGWVARTGAPWAYLPHDFPPAETVCQQAHRWFEAGCFENAAHDLRVLSRVERSRNGEPTAIIIDSRTLQSTPESGHRAGFDGAKKRKGTKVHLAVDTLGHLLAVLTTPAHEQDRAQVKDLCLEVQEATGVNVEVAFVDQGYTGERTALEATEAGVDLVVVKRPGATKGFILLPRRWVVERSFAWLSRFRSLGRDLERLPSTLVGFHFLAAGVLLCNNPNPLFA
- a CDS encoding aminopeptidase, which gives rise to MLRPVTSLSFEERLRNYARLAVRVGLGVREGQRVLVQAPVETAPLARLVVREAYAAGASFVDVRWDDDDVQLARFSLGPEGSFEQISRWRVDAELETAEAGGAVIAIRATNPNLLANVDPARVTTHQRALAAYRKPYMGQVMTNSLNWNLISAPVPEWSELMFPGVSREEAVQKQWDAIFAATRADQPDPVAAWTQHLADLKRRRDLLTEKQYAALHFKGGETDLTVGLADDHIWGGGAADTPSGITFTANIPTEEVWTAPHRERVDGAVVSTKPLSYNGVLIEGIRIRFEGGRVVEATARQGQETLRQMIDTDEGSHRLGEVALVPHSSPISRSGLFFFNTLYDENAASHIAIGSAYRFNVRGGVEMTTEEFAAKGGNDSLTHVDWMIGSGEMDVDGITKSGEREPVMRAGEFVI
- the mgsA gene encoding methylglyoxal synthase; its protein translation is MTSPPADRRQVALIAHDRKKLELALFALSHREVLSRFHLVATGTTGGILAQKTGLTVERVLSGPMGGDQQIGARISEERVLAVFFFRDPLTAQPHEPDVSALVRLCDVHDIPLATNPASAEALVLWLEKQG
- a CDS encoding ROK family protein produces the protein MTQTAEQVSIGVDVGGTKIATGVLRGGELHDRHVQPTPETGWEAVLDAIAAQVATLQATHPDAARVGVGVPGPLNMERTRVKFAPNIYGFTDVPLVDGLRDRLGQRVVLENDAKAAALAEAYLGAARGTESSVYVTVSTGIGSGIVLNGRIWRGRHGIAGELGHVTVMPGGPVSGAGLDGALEALASGTAIARDASYALNREVSTAEAFALAAQGHPVAGRVVHQALRHIGVALADIQKFLDPEVFVIGGGVASVGDLFFQGVQAAADEYAGSFAPVTIRRAQLGTEAGVIGAALAAQQEGA
- a CDS encoding acyl-CoA thioesterase; translated protein: MSGNDSGSRGGAAALAGLDWSRAHRTPIQMRYGDIDAMGHLNNAVYVQYLETSRVILMRDLGVREQDDHSVIARLELDYRREVRWGQAVEVESLVERVGRTSWTVASRLLADGEPSAYARTVQVRVDADHRPEPLPERVRSAFAPLLVVPSGGVPG